The region AAGAAGAAAGCAAGTCACCCGCGGCGAAGCTGACTTCTACAGATAAACGCGCTCTCACCGAGAAATATATCCCATATGTGCGCTCTATCGCGGGCAAAATTAAAAAATCGGTTTCAAAAGAAATAGAATACGAAGATTTGGTAGAATACGGCATGATTGGTTTGCTTGAAGCTGCAGATCGCTTTGATGAAAAGCATGGCGTGCAATTTATGACGTTTGCTTATTACCGTATTCGTGGCGCCATATATGACGGCTTACGCGGAATGGGATGGATGAGCCGTACAGAATATGCCAAGGCGCGTTTAGAAATCCATGCCAATGAATTTTTATCTGAAACCGCTAATTCTGAATATGAAAGTAATGAAACTTTAGAAAATAATTTTGAAAATGCAGTTAAAAATTTGGCTGATGTAGTACAAAGCTTAGCTGTGGTTTATATCAGTAGTCTTGATAGTACGACTAATTTGCAACTCAAGGATGATGAGACAAAGGTACCAGAAGCTAAGTTTGGTTTAGAGCAAGTGCGATCCTTAGTCCGTCAAAGTATTACCAAATTGGATGTACAAGAAAAACAATTACTTGAGCTATATTACTATAAAGACATGAGTTTAGAGGAAGTTGGGGAGATTTTAGGCTTATCAAAGAGTTGGGTAAGCAGACTACACGCTAGAGCGGTCAATAAATTGCACCGAATGCTTATGAGTGAGTTTGCTTGATGTACAAAAGATAGATCGTAAAAAAATGAAAATATCCAACCATTGACCAATTGGTACGGTAATGTAGTAAATAGAGCT is a window of Deltaproteobacteria bacterium DNA encoding:
- a CDS encoding sigma-70 family RNA polymerase sigma factor, whose product is MSDELKEESKSPAAKLTSTDKRALTEKYIPYVRSIAGKIKKSVSKEIEYEDLVEYGMIGLLEAADRFDEKHGVQFMTFAYYRIRGAIYDGLRGMGWMSRTEYAKARLEIHANEFLSETANSEYESNETLENNFENAVKNLADVVQSLAVVYISSLDSTTNLQLKDDETKVPEAKFGLEQVRSLVRQSITKLDVQEKQLLELYYYKDMSLEEVGEILGLSKSWVSRLHARAVNKLHRMLMSEFA